In Alistipes ihumii AP11, a genomic segment contains:
- a CDS encoding YebC/PmpR family DNA-binding transcriptional regulator — protein sequence MGRAFEYRKARKLKRWGNMARTFTKLGKEIAIAVKAAGPDPAGNTRLRVLIQNAKAANMPKENVERAIKRATSKEMGDYKEMVYEGYAPFGIAMVIETATDNTTRTVANVRSYFNKAGGSLGTTGSVDFLFDHKCVFKMTKQDGIDLDELELELIDCGVDEVFADGEEIVIYGPFEAYGAIQKYIEDHGYDLISGEFERIPLDTKEVTPEQRESIEKLIEKFEEDEDVTNVFHNMKEAESEE from the coding sequence ATGGGAAGAGCATTTGAATATCGTAAGGCGCGCAAGTTGAAAAGATGGGGCAACATGGCCCGTACGTTCACCAAACTCGGCAAGGAGATCGCCATAGCCGTCAAGGCGGCCGGTCCCGACCCGGCGGGTAATACGCGCTTGCGGGTTCTGATTCAGAATGCCAAGGCCGCCAACATGCCCAAGGAGAACGTCGAGCGGGCGATCAAGCGGGCCACCTCGAAGGAGATGGGCGACTACAAGGAGATGGTGTACGAAGGGTATGCTCCGTTCGGCATCGCGATGGTGATCGAGACGGCAACCGACAATACGACCCGCACGGTGGCCAACGTGCGGAGCTATTTCAACAAGGCCGGGGGCTCGCTCGGCACGACAGGATCGGTGGATTTTCTGTTCGATCATAAGTGCGTTTTCAAGATGACCAAGCAGGACGGTATCGATCTGGACGAGCTGGAGCTGGAACTGATCGACTGCGGGGTGGACGAAGTGTTCGCCGACGGCGAGGAGATCGTCATATACGGCCCGTTCGAGGCCTACGGCGCGATTCAGAAATACATCGAGGATCACGGTTACGATCTGATCAGCGGTGAGTTCGAGCGCATTCCGCTCGATACGAAGGAAGTGACGCCCGAGCAGCGCGAGTCGATCGAGAAGCTGATCGAGAAGTTCGAGGAAGACGAGGACGTGACCAACGTGTTCCATAATATGAAAGAAGCCGAGAGCGAGGAGTAA
- the secG gene encoding preprotein translocase subunit SecG, producing MYIFCIVLILIASVLIILAVLAQSPKSGMAANFGASNQVMGVRQTADFLEKFTWGLAIAIVILSLLATMTMPSANISSSKSGVEKALEQAIESNQNLLPSSLPSAEPAANPAPADSAK from the coding sequence ATGTATATTTTTTGCATAGTACTGATTCTGATAGCGAGTGTTCTGATTATACTTGCGGTTTTGGCCCAAAGTCCCAAAAGCGGCATGGCGGCTAATTTCGGCGCGTCGAACCAAGTGATGGGAGTCCGTCAGACGGCGGATTTTCTCGAGAAGTTCACATGGGGACTGGCCATCGCGATCGTCATCCTCAGCCTGCTGGCCACGATGACCATGCCGTCGGCCAATATCAGTTCGAGCAAAAGCGGTGTAGAGAAGGCATTGGAGCAGGCTATCGAAAGCAATCAGAATCTGCTGCCCTCGTCTCTCCCGTCCGCAGAGCCGGCAGCGAACCCTGCACCCGCAGACTCTGCAAAATAA
- a CDS encoding acyl-CoA thioesterase, with protein sequence MIETKIQMRFADVDMLGHVNNVNQQHYFDLGKSDFFRRVLGMKPVWKSEGLIMVSTRTDYRGQIRMEDPIVVTTCVDRIGHKSFTLRQQIVDTRTREVRTECTTVLVAFDFERQESIEIPAPWREKLASSLHEQ encoded by the coding sequence ATGATCGAAACGAAAATCCAAATGCGCTTTGCCGACGTCGATATGCTGGGACACGTCAATAACGTCAACCAGCAGCACTATTTCGACCTGGGCAAAAGCGACTTTTTCCGCCGCGTGCTCGGCATGAAGCCCGTATGGAAATCCGAGGGACTGATCATGGTCTCGACCCGCACAGATTACCGGGGACAGATTCGGATGGAAGACCCGATCGTCGTCACGACATGCGTCGACCGGATCGGTCATAAGAGCTTTACGCTCAGGCAACAGATCGTCGACACCCGCACTCGCGAAGTGAGAACCGAGTGCACGACGGTCTTAGTCGCATTCGATTTCGAACGTCAGGAATCGATCGAAATCCCTGCCCCTTGGCGCGAGAAGCTCGCTTCGTCTCTGCACGAACAATAA
- a CDS encoding DUF5722 domain-containing protein — protein MRRKILASLLLAGALSGLYRLGAQTPEPVALTVRPTESKEFTFKQVDRDVYEVTTAPGSAVIRFEPVKGSLAEGISVLSFDYFCASGMEFMVVMVNDDRSRIEENMIRLPIAEGWSTFSVDVTDKLKRLQGPDDYLSLLIVPNAARPTTMRIRNARLRAYTEKEREQARLKTERERREKQLNADIEVYLKKNYPCEVSRVTVNDDRVEVSGDIKGMSGEVYLCEVPMFRELTEKDFLTVQRVKGPKKFKADFDRYAEVDGQRYDRLYSRWVLAQKSQNGMLICSHGHYADDVKAKYDLPHEVPASKKGIGGFGANRFASDLDSLDITSVTVNMWLGFMSLTPSDDAIPFDYNGRTYYADRKAIEGFDKTLQYTAARDVIVNAIVLIAPERSFADKTAGRLFEHPDFDPAGIYTMPNMTTLESLNLYAAAIDFLAERYSRPDKKYGRVHHWIAHNEVDAGWVWTNAGIKTPLRFMDIYIKSMRLLYYTARKYSPHPEVFITLTHYWQSRHNEYCYPSAQLLELLVDYTQAEGDFKWGVAHHPYPQSLFEPKSWLDDQATFDYDTPQITFKNLEVLDAWIKQPRALYQGKIKRTVFLSEQNPNSKDYSEEALREQAAGMAYAMKKLEACDGIDAYQMHGWFDQRAEGGLRIGVRRFMDDETDPGGRKPAWFVFQAFGTDREDEVFEFAKDIIGIDDWDQVIYKAPIPMRPELND, from the coding sequence ATGCGAAGGAAGATTCTTGCCAGCCTGTTGCTGGCGGGTGCGCTGTCGGGTCTGTACAGGCTCGGCGCCCAGACTCCGGAACCGGTCGCATTGACCGTTCGTCCCACCGAATCGAAGGAATTTACATTCAAGCAAGTCGACCGCGATGTCTACGAGGTGACGACCGCGCCCGGCAGCGCGGTCATCCGCTTCGAGCCGGTCAAAGGTTCTTTGGCAGAGGGTATTTCGGTGCTCAGCTTCGACTATTTCTGCGCCAGCGGCATGGAGTTCATGGTCGTGATGGTCAACGACGACCGTTCGCGTATCGAGGAGAACATGATCCGGCTGCCGATAGCCGAAGGATGGAGCACCTTCTCGGTCGACGTGACCGACAAGCTGAAGAGGCTGCAAGGTCCTGACGATTATCTGAGCCTGCTGATCGTTCCGAATGCGGCGCGGCCGACGACGATGCGTATCCGCAATGCCCGGCTGAGAGCCTATACGGAGAAAGAACGGGAGCAGGCCCGGCTGAAGACCGAGCGGGAGCGGCGCGAGAAACAACTCAATGCCGATATCGAGGTCTATCTGAAGAAAAACTACCCGTGCGAGGTGTCTCGCGTCACGGTGAACGACGACCGCGTAGAGGTCAGCGGAGATATCAAGGGAATGTCCGGCGAGGTCTACCTGTGCGAGGTGCCGATGTTCCGCGAACTGACCGAAAAAGACTTTCTGACTGTTCAGCGTGTGAAAGGGCCGAAGAAGTTCAAGGCCGATTTCGACCGCTATGCGGAGGTGGACGGCCAGCGCTACGACCGGCTGTACTCGCGCTGGGTGCTGGCCCAGAAATCGCAGAACGGCATGCTGATCTGCTCGCACGGCCATTATGCCGACGACGTGAAGGCCAAGTACGATCTGCCCCATGAGGTTCCCGCCAGCAAGAAGGGAATCGGCGGTTTCGGAGCGAATCGTTTCGCTTCCGACCTCGACAGTCTGGACATTACCAGCGTCACGGTCAACATGTGGCTCGGCTTCATGAGCCTGACGCCCTCGGACGATGCGATTCCGTTCGACTATAACGGTCGGACGTATTATGCCGACCGCAAGGCGATCGAAGGTTTCGACAAGACGTTGCAGTATACGGCCGCCCGAGACGTAATCGTCAACGCGATCGTTCTGATCGCTCCCGAACGCTCGTTCGCCGACAAAACGGCCGGACGGCTGTTCGAGCATCCCGACTTCGATCCGGCGGGTATCTATACGATGCCGAACATGACGACGCTCGAGTCGCTGAACCTGTATGCCGCCGCGATCGATTTTCTGGCCGAGCGCTACAGCCGTCCCGACAAGAAGTACGGCCGCGTGCATCACTGGATCGCCCACAACGAGGTCGATGCGGGTTGGGTGTGGACCAACGCGGGTATCAAGACGCCGCTGCGCTTCATGGATATTTATATCAAGTCGATGCGCCTGTTGTACTATACGGCCCGCAAGTACAGCCCTCATCCGGAAGTGTTCATCACGCTGACGCACTACTGGCAGTCGCGCCACAACGAGTACTGCTATCCGTCGGCTCAGTTGCTCGAGCTGCTCGTGGACTATACGCAGGCCGAGGGCGATTTCAAATGGGGTGTCGCTCATCACCCCTACCCCCAGTCGTTGTTCGAGCCCAAATCGTGGCTTGACGATCAGGCGACGTTCGATTACGACACGCCTCAGATTACGTTCAAGAATCTGGAGGTGCTCGACGCATGGATCAAGCAGCCCCGCGCGCTGTATCAGGGCAAGATCAAGAGAACGGTTTTCCTTTCCGAGCAGAATCCCAACTCGAAGGACTACTCCGAGGAGGCTCTCCGGGAACAGGCCGCCGGTATGGCCTACGCGATGAAGAAGCTCGAGGCGTGCGACGGAATCGATGCTTACCAGATGCACGGCTGGTTCGACCAGCGGGCCGAGGGCGGCCTGCGGATCGGCGTGCGGCGCTTCATGGACGACGAGACCGATCCGGGCGGACGCAAGCCGGCATGGTTCGTATTTCAGGCTTTCGGGACGGATCGAGAGGACGAAGTATTCGAGTTCGCCAAGGACATTATCGGCATCGACGATTGGGATCAGGTGATCTACAAGGCGCCTATTCCGATGAGGCCCGAACTGAACGATTGA
- a CDS encoding decarboxylase, with protein MKNKYIDLIEQTFEFPQDEFSVTDNELNFHEVPLMDVIKQYGTPLKITYLPKITSQIQRAKRLFNVAMAKVDYKGSYNYCYCTKSSHFSFVLEEALKNDINLETSSAYDIHIINALYDGGVIDKGIYIVCNGFKRPQYVENIASLVNGGFENTIPIIDNKEELELLDAAIDTRCKIGIRIASEEEPKFDFYTSRLGIRYNDIVEYYRAKIKGNKKFRLKMLHFFINTGIKDTAYYWNELSKCLNVYCELKKICPELDSLNIGGGFPIKNSLAFDYDYEYITEEIVAQIKNICNQAGIDEPNIFTEFGSFTVGESGATLFSIINQKQQNDRECWYMIDSSFMTTLPDIWGINQRYILLAVNNWDREYQRVFLGGLTCDSEDYYNGESHSNAIFLPKLGGGPQYIGFFHTGAYQESVGGYGGIQHCLIPAPKHIIIDRDKGDNEYYTRLFAKEQSYRSMMRILGY; from the coding sequence ATGAAGAACAAGTATATCGATCTGATCGAGCAGACTTTCGAGTTTCCTCAGGATGAGTTTTCGGTGACGGACAACGAACTGAATTTTCACGAGGTTCCGCTGATGGACGTAATCAAGCAATACGGAACGCCGCTGAAGATAACCTATCTGCCGAAGATTACTTCGCAGATTCAACGCGCCAAACGCCTGTTCAATGTGGCGATGGCCAAGGTTGACTATAAAGGCAGCTATAACTATTGCTATTGCACCAAGAGCTCGCACTTCTCGTTCGTGCTGGAGGAGGCGCTCAAGAACGACATCAATCTCGAAACGTCGTCGGCCTACGATATCCATATCATCAATGCGCTGTACGACGGCGGCGTGATCGATAAGGGCATTTACATCGTATGCAACGGATTCAAGCGTCCGCAGTATGTCGAAAACATCGCCTCTTTGGTCAACGGCGGCTTTGAGAATACGATTCCGATCATCGATAATAAGGAGGAGCTCGAGTTGCTCGACGCGGCGATCGATACCCGGTGCAAAATCGGTATCCGGATCGCCTCGGAGGAGGAGCCGAAGTTCGATTTCTATACGTCGCGGCTGGGTATCCGTTATAACGATATCGTCGAGTATTATCGTGCGAAAATCAAGGGGAACAAGAAATTCCGGCTCAAGATGCTGCACTTTTTCATCAATACCGGAATCAAGGATACCGCGTACTACTGGAATGAGCTGAGCAAGTGTCTGAACGTTTATTGCGAGCTGAAGAAAATCTGCCCGGAGCTCGACTCGCTGAATATCGGAGGCGGTTTCCCGATCAAGAACTCGCTCGCTTTCGACTACGACTACGAGTACATTACCGAGGAGATCGTCGCCCAGATCAAGAACATATGCAATCAGGCCGGAATCGACGAGCCGAACATCTTCACCGAGTTCGGATCGTTTACCGTCGGCGAGAGCGGCGCGACGCTTTTCTCGATCATCAACCAGAAGCAGCAGAACGATCGCGAGTGCTGGTATATGATCGACAGCTCGTTCATGACGACGCTGCCCGACATCTGGGGGATAAACCAGCGGTACATTCTGCTCGCCGTCAATAACTGGGACCGCGAGTACCAGCGGGTTTTCCTCGGAGGGCTGACCTGCGACAGCGAGGACTATTACAACGGGGAGTCGCACTCGAATGCGATCTTTTTGCCGAAACTGGGGGGAGGACCGCAGTATATCGGTTTTTTCCACACGGGGGCCTATCAGGAATCCGTCGGCGGCTACGGCGGCATTCAGCATTGCCTGATCCCTGCGCCGAAGCACATCATCATCGACCGCGACAAAGGCGACAACGAGTATTATACCCGGTTGTTCGCCAAAGAGCAGAGCTACCGGTCGATGATGCGGATTTTGGGCTATTGA
- a CDS encoding GH92 family glycosyl hydrolase, with protein MDYHKMILAAAMPLYAATLAAGAEPASLVRPMMGTGAAGCVVPVAAAPFGMVQLGPDTYFTSSGYHYDHDVIYGFSHTHKSGGGGTDFQDIMFFPVADSAWQRLEVYPDRVGSRFSHEQEHVEPGYYRVRLLDSDIEAELTATSRCGMHRYAYPDGAARQLIVDLKHGCQHSTTIFADEDFDTVKVSRLEWVDERTVRGFRISNGWAPEQHVYFYAEFSEPIRSCRFFDHGRSVEGIRELEGTDVRAVLNFGGRDGRPLVARVGISPVSMEGARENLSAEIKGWNFDRVRSSAYSAWNEQLSAVRIEGGEPSRREVFYTSLYYAMLYPMLYSDVTGEYRSSDSKVYRGDFRYFAGVLSLWDTFRAQNPLIAILRPDVTRDLMKTMLEHYRHCGQLPIWTLAGVENMCMIGYHSMPVIADAYSKGIRDFDVEALYEAMKASSDRDTFGYFLKAFRGARHYNRYGYVPCDLEITSVSKTLEYCYDDWCIAQMARMLGREEDYERYIERAGRYRNLFDSSLRFMRGRLSDGSWRTPFDPFLSNHYREGDDFCEGTSWQWTFFVPHDGKGLIDLFGGRELFVAKLDSLFTVSSEIHGDNPAPDITGLIGQYAQGNEPGHHTLYMYNYAGEPWKAQRRIADVLYTLYDASPEGICGNDDTGQMSAWYVMSSMGFYPVTHGRAVYFVGTPIFPEVKLRHGRGVLTVRANGVSRENRYIRSASLNGRPFTKNWLSHEELFGGDATLTFEMGARPNRDWGSSPGDLPQSMCDEAFAE; from the coding sequence ATGGATTACCATAAAATGATTCTGGCGGCTGCGATGCCGCTGTATGCGGCGACGCTTGCCGCCGGGGCGGAGCCCGCTTCCCTCGTCCGTCCGATGATGGGAACCGGGGCGGCCGGCTGCGTCGTGCCGGTGGCGGCTGCTCCGTTCGGGATGGTGCAGCTCGGTCCCGACACCTATTTCACCTCGTCGGGCTACCACTACGACCACGATGTGATCTATGGCTTCAGCCATACGCACAAGTCGGGCGGCGGCGGAACCGATTTTCAGGACATTATGTTTTTCCCGGTGGCGGATAGCGCATGGCAGCGGCTGGAGGTTTATCCCGATCGTGTCGGCAGCCGTTTCTCGCATGAGCAGGAGCATGTCGAGCCCGGGTATTACCGGGTCAGGCTGCTCGACTCGGACATCGAGGCCGAGCTGACGGCGACTTCCCGCTGTGGCATGCACCGGTATGCTTATCCGGACGGCGCGGCGCGGCAGCTGATCGTCGACCTGAAGCACGGTTGTCAGCACTCGACGACGATATTCGCCGACGAGGATTTCGATACGGTGAAGGTCTCGAGGCTCGAGTGGGTCGACGAGCGCACCGTGCGCGGGTTCCGCATCTCGAACGGCTGGGCGCCCGAGCAGCATGTCTATTTCTATGCGGAGTTTTCGGAGCCGATCCGTTCGTGCCGCTTTTTCGACCATGGGCGGTCGGTCGAAGGGATTCGCGAGCTCGAGGGAACGGATGTCCGGGCCGTGCTGAATTTCGGTGGCCGGGACGGACGACCGCTCGTGGCGCGTGTCGGGATTTCTCCGGTCAGCATGGAAGGGGCCCGGGAAAATCTGTCGGCCGAAATCAAAGGCTGGAACTTCGACCGGGTGCGCTCCTCCGCCTATAGTGCGTGGAACGAGCAGCTGTCAGCCGTTCGGATCGAGGGCGGGGAACCGTCCCGCCGGGAAGTTTTCTATACCAGCCTTTATTACGCTATGCTCTACCCTATGCTCTATTCCGACGTGACGGGAGAGTATCGGAGCTCCGACTCGAAAGTGTACCGGGGCGACTTCCGCTATTTCGCAGGCGTGTTGAGTCTGTGGGATACGTTCCGGGCGCAGAATCCGTTGATCGCTATTCTGCGGCCCGACGTCACGCGCGATTTGATGAAAACGATGCTCGAGCACTATCGCCATTGCGGCCAGTTGCCTATCTGGACGCTTGCGGGAGTCGAGAATATGTGCATGATCGGGTACCATTCGATGCCGGTGATAGCCGATGCCTATAGCAAGGGAATCCGCGATTTCGATGTAGAGGCCCTGTACGAGGCGATGAAAGCATCGTCCGACCGCGATACCTTCGGCTATTTCCTGAAAGCGTTCCGCGGCGCGCGTCATTACAACCGCTACGGCTATGTGCCCTGCGATCTGGAGATCACTTCCGTGTCGAAGACGCTCGAATACTGCTACGACGACTGGTGCATCGCGCAGATGGCGCGCATGCTGGGTCGCGAGGAGGATTACGAGCGCTACATCGAGCGCGCCGGCCGTTACCGCAATCTGTTCGACAGTTCGCTGCGCTTCATGCGAGGCAGGCTTTCCGACGGAAGCTGGCGCACGCCGTTCGACCCGTTTCTGTCGAATCATTACCGCGAGGGGGACGACTTCTGCGAGGGGACCTCGTGGCAGTGGACGTTTTTCGTGCCGCACGATGGAAAGGGACTGATCGATTTGTTCGGCGGACGGGAGCTTTTCGTAGCCAAACTCGACTCGCTCTTCACGGTCAGCTCCGAGATACACGGCGACAATCCGGCGCCGGACATTACGGGCCTGATCGGACAGTACGCCCAAGGGAACGAGCCCGGTCACCACACGCTGTACATGTACAATTATGCCGGCGAGCCGTGGAAAGCCCAGCGGCGGATCGCCGACGTGCTTTACACGCTGTACGATGCTTCGCCCGAAGGAATCTGCGGCAATGACGATACGGGGCAGATGTCGGCTTGGTACGTGATGAGCTCGATGGGCTTCTACCCGGTAACGCACGGGCGGGCGGTCTATTTCGTCGGCACGCCCATTTTCCCCGAGGTGAAGCTTCGTCACGGGCGGGGCGTGCTGACGGTCCGAGCGAACGGCGTTTCGCGCGAGAACCGCTATATCCGGTCGGCTTCGCTCAACGGACGGCCCTTCACGAAAAACTGGCTGAGCCACGAGGAGCTTTTCGGCGGCGATGCGACCCTGACTTTCGAAATGGGAGCTCGGCCGAACCGCGATTGGGGAAGCTCGCCCGGCGATCTGCCTCAGTCGATGTGCGACGAGGCTTTTGCGGAATGA
- a CDS encoding sigma-54 interaction domain-containing protein: MDLTIVKQRFGIIGNNDALNRALEVALRVAPTDLSVLVTGESGVGKEFFPQIIHANSSRKHGNYIAVNCGAIPDGTIDSELFGHEKGAFTGATESRKGYFEVADGGTIFLDEVAELPHTTQVRLLRVLQTGEFIRVGSSKAQKTNVRVVAATNINLRNAIAEGRFREDLYYRLNTVPILIPPLRERKGDIHLLFRKFAVDIATQYRMPAISLDEQAREMLESYGWPGNIRQLKNVAEQISAIEPTRTITGEILRRYLPAETERSGVPMLTEPSAAKDRSDERELLYKVLFDLRSDMNDVKRMLAELIAERKYEAPKSDIAALLPRSNYPVTSPVRPAEEIFTDTEEVIDEPPHEEMTKEKAQREAIVRALRHHGGKRRDAARELFISERTLYRKMKELGIDDSCIKP; this comes from the coding sequence ATGGATCTGACCATAGTAAAGCAGCGTTTCGGAATCATAGGCAACAACGACGCACTGAACAGGGCACTGGAGGTGGCTTTGCGGGTGGCTCCTACCGATTTGTCGGTCCTCGTGACGGGCGAAAGCGGGGTAGGAAAGGAGTTTTTCCCTCAAATAATCCACGCCAACAGCAGCCGCAAGCACGGCAACTACATCGCGGTCAACTGCGGAGCCATTCCCGACGGGACGATCGACTCGGAGCTTTTCGGACACGAGAAGGGAGCGTTCACGGGCGCGACGGAAAGCCGCAAGGGCTATTTCGAAGTAGCGGACGGAGGCACGATCTTCCTCGACGAAGTGGCCGAGCTGCCGCACACGACCCAAGTCCGGCTGCTGCGCGTGCTGCAAACCGGCGAGTTCATCCGCGTCGGATCGTCGAAAGCGCAGAAGACCAACGTTCGGGTCGTCGCGGCGACCAACATCAATCTGCGCAATGCCATAGCCGAAGGGCGCTTCAGGGAGGACCTCTATTATCGGCTCAATACGGTCCCCATACTCATTCCTCCTCTGCGGGAGCGCAAAGGAGACATCCATCTGCTTTTCCGAAAGTTCGCCGTCGATATCGCAACGCAGTACCGCATGCCGGCCATTTCGCTGGACGAGCAGGCAAGAGAAATGCTCGAAAGCTACGGTTGGCCCGGCAATATCCGCCAGCTCAAAAACGTAGCCGAGCAGATTTCGGCTATCGAGCCGACCCGAACGATCACCGGAGAGATTCTGCGCCGCTACCTGCCCGCCGAAACCGAGCGCAGCGGCGTGCCCATGCTGACGGAGCCGTCCGCAGCCAAGGACCGCAGCGACGAGCGGGAGCTGCTGTATAAAGTGCTTTTCGACTTGCGAAGCGACATGAACGACGTCAAGCGGATGCTCGCCGAACTGATCGCCGAGCGCAAGTACGAGGCCCCGAAAAGCGACATCGCGGCTCTGCTTCCGCGCAGCAACTATCCGGTAACCTCGCCTGTCAGGCCGGCCGAAGAAATATTCACCGATACGGAAGAAGTGATCGACGAGCCTCCGCACGAGGAAATGACCAAGGAAAAAGCCCAGCGCGAAGCGATCGTCCGCGCGTTGCGTCACCACGGCGGCAAGCGCAGGGACGCGGCCCGCGAGCTTTTCATATCCGAAAGAACGCTGTACAGAAAAATGAAAGAGCTGGGAATCGACGATTCCTGCATCAAGCCATGA
- a CDS encoding L-threonylcarbamoyladenylate synthase: MTDEPIYQALEVLRKGGIILYPTDTVWGIGCDATNDEAVERIYRLKRSGEKKSMLVLLDHPDKVSLYIRKVPDIAWQLYEVADKPLTLILPGACAVAENLIPEEGTLGIRIPEHEFCKKLIRKLNRPLVSTSANISGQPAPRTYSEISQDIRQGVDLIVDPSLEGHPTRKASSIIRVGLSGEVNVIRP; the protein is encoded by the coding sequence ATGACTGACGAACCGATTTATCAGGCTCTCGAAGTGTTGCGCAAAGGCGGTATCATCCTCTATCCGACGGACACGGTCTGGGGCATCGGATGCGACGCGACCAACGACGAAGCCGTCGAGCGCATCTACCGGCTCAAGCGAAGCGGCGAGAAAAAAAGCATGCTCGTACTGCTGGATCACCCCGACAAAGTGTCGCTTTATATCAGGAAAGTCCCCGATATCGCATGGCAGTTGTACGAAGTGGCCGACAAGCCGCTGACGCTGATCCTGCCGGGAGCCTGCGCCGTCGCCGAGAATCTGATTCCCGAGGAGGGTACGCTCGGCATCCGGATTCCCGAGCACGAGTTCTGCAAGAAGCTGATCCGCAAGCTGAACCGGCCGCTGGTATCCACCTCGGCCAACATCTCGGGCCAGCCCGCTCCGCGCACGTACAGTGAAATTTCGCAAGATATCAGGCAGGGAGTAGACCTGATCGTCGACCCTTCGCTCGAAGGACATCCTACGCGCAAAGCCTCCTCGATCATCCGCGTAGGCCTCTCCGGCGAAGTGAACGTAATCCGCCCGTAA
- a CDS encoding LptE family protein: protein MINIKKSILLIPCTLLFAGCKVTYSFSGASISPEVKTVSIPRFPNNALLVAPILSSTLTEALQDRFSRQTRLTLVPEGGDLNFEGEITNYTSTPAAISGNEYAVRNNLTITVRVRFTNTIDPSQNYDKTFSAFAPYNSDQLLQNAEPTLIPEIVEQLVEDIFNAAVSQW from the coding sequence ATGATCAATATAAAGAAATCGATATTGTTGATACCTTGCACTTTGCTCTTTGCGGGATGCAAGGTGACCTATTCCTTTTCCGGGGCATCCATTTCGCCCGAGGTCAAGACCGTCAGCATCCCCCGCTTCCCGAATAACGCGCTGCTGGTCGCACCCATACTCAGTTCCACGCTGACGGAGGCGCTGCAGGACCGCTTTTCGCGCCAGACCCGGCTGACGCTGGTTCCCGAAGGCGGAGACCTGAACTTCGAAGGCGAGATCACGAACTACACATCGACGCCGGCCGCCATATCGGGCAACGAGTACGCCGTCCGGAACAACCTGACGATCACCGTACGCGTCCGTTTCACCAACACGATCGATCCGTCGCAAAACTACGACAAGACGTTCTCCGCCTTCGCCCCTTACAACAGCGATCAGTTGCTCCAGAACGCCGAGCCTACGCTGATACCCGAAATCGTCGAACAACTGGTCGAAGACATATTCAACGCAGCCGTATCTCAATGGTAA
- a CDS encoding PKD domain-containing protein — MKRINCLFFIVLACVVSPRAWAFARPDKEYKVFQFPRTAIPRIDGDFSDWEIVPDSYSVGLSELYDTHGGRGARLDPREFDLTVKVGWVAGENRLYFYVEAYDDCWDFADEGLRQDIFELVVDADLSGGPFIKEDNGNRNKLPVSDLHFKGHGAHAQNYHIFTPVQPGKDWAMVWGSTPWIKDFPYANVAYDYDFAQGESGTLRMEFWITPFDYAAVEGISRSVVSRLEENELIGLSWCMIDFDTDKPQADPVMCLSHDFRMIRDGSFLNAFRLMPLEDSLCPVIEADWSFEEIDRDRRLIRFEDRSRGKIEKRRWNFGDGTGADEPCPVHRYPKAGEWTVTLYVEGPDGSDRRIKVWEVVTK, encoded by the coding sequence ATGAAAAGGATTAATTGTTTGTTTTTTATTGTATTGGCTTGCGTCGTCTCGCCTCGTGCATGGGCGTTCGCCCGTCCCGATAAGGAGTACAAGGTTTTCCAGTTTCCGCGTACGGCGATTCCGCGCATCGACGGCGATTTCTCGGACTGGGAAATCGTGCCCGACTCTTATTCGGTCGGATTGTCTGAGCTGTACGATACGCACGGCGGGCGGGGAGCTCGACTCGATCCGCGCGAGTTCGACCTGACGGTGAAGGTCGGCTGGGTGGCCGGCGAGAATCGTCTCTATTTCTACGTGGAGGCCTACGACGACTGCTGGGACTTTGCCGATGAGGGGCTGCGGCAGGATATTTTCGAATTGGTGGTCGATGCCGACCTGTCCGGAGGGCCGTTCATCAAGGAGGACAACGGCAATCGGAACAAGCTGCCGGTCTCGGACCTTCATTTCAAAGGACACGGAGCGCATGCGCAGAATTACCATATCTTCACTCCGGTACAGCCCGGCAAGGATTGGGCTATGGTGTGGGGCTCGACTCCGTGGATCAAGGACTTCCCCTATGCGAACGTGGCGTACGATTACGATTTCGCGCAAGGCGAGAGCGGTACGCTTCGCATGGAGTTTTGGATCACCCCGTTCGATTATGCGGCTGTAGAGGGCATTTCGCGTTCGGTCGTGTCGCGGCTGGAAGAGAACGAGCTGATCGGCCTGTCGTGGTGCATGATCGATTTCGATACGGATAAGCCTCAGGCCGACCCGGTCATGTGTCTGTCGCACGATTTCCGCATGATTCGCGACGGGTCGTTTCTGAACGCTTTCCGGCTCATGCCGCTGGAAGATTCGCTGTGTCCCGTGATCGAGGCCGATTGGTCTTTCGAGGAAATCGACCGAGACCGAAGGCTTATCCGTTTCGAGGACCGTTCACGAGGAAAGATCGAGAAGCGGCGCTGGAATTTCGGCGACGGGACCGGAGCCGACGAACCCTGCCCCGTTCACCGCTATCCGAAGGCCGGCGAATGGACCGTTACCTTGTATGTAGAGGGCCCCGACGGCTCGGATCGAAGGATCAAAGTCTGGGAAGTCGTTACCAAGTAG